A section of the Triticum dicoccoides isolate Atlit2015 ecotype Zavitan chromosome 7A, WEW_v2.0, whole genome shotgun sequence genome encodes:
- the LOC119327888 gene encoding protein transport protein Sec61 subunit gamma-like, which yields MDAVDSVVDPLCEFTKDSVRLIKHRHKPNHMEFTKVAARTAIGFVGFFVKLIFIPINNIIVGCG from the exons ATGGACGCCGTCGACTCCGTGGTGGACCCCCTCTGCGAGTTCACCAAGGACAGCGTCCGCCTCATTAAGCACCGCCACAAGCCCAACCACATGG AGTTCACCAAGGTGGCGGCACGGACGGCGATCGGgttcgtcggcttcttcgtcaagcTCATCTTCATCCCCATCAACAACATCATCGTCGGCTGTGGCTAG